From the genome of Colletotrichum higginsianum IMI 349063 chromosome 4, whole genome shotgun sequence, one region includes:
- a CDS encoding ABC transporter translates to MAFLRQTWTLTVKNWKIILRHAVAAVFIAFILPLALTTFFSFAKNLFVPPAVYGISDPRTVRSLPDALDAAAGSGRETVVFVNNGFSGGDIDSVIDVLANSVESAGKTALRRSSVTDLGIDCPTNLRGVSQCYGAVVFQASPSEGPGDYWNYTLRSDGALRSIVVDVDSDRNDAQIYLLPLQRAVDVAIASIQSASSSASASSPIEQGPLPEAVNEYPFTSITQEERAVRIRINYQSAITNWMGVAFMTSVLFVTYHLTGFIATERESGMIRLVDAMMPVKRTWHAQAARIISYHISFSLIYIPGWVIGSLVLRAGVFARTGVGIVLIYHLLSGIAMVSLSILASSLFKKAQISGIAAVLAIILLGILAQSISYPSTATVGVLGFLFTPCNYVYFITYMARWEREDLPTNLAKVAPDSPWQLSGIVLWVFLIVQIFAYPLVGALIESCLHGTTTKGRKIVFNSSESQDGEARPDNDDAAVRLQGFTKVYSPSRVRRLFSFISHPRDPVRAVDNLTLDVRRGQILCLLGANGSGKSTTLDSIAGTSKLTSGTITIDGTGGLGIAPQKNVMWDDLTVEQHIEIFNRLKSPGQAASKQEICDLIRSVDLELKRKAMSKTLSGGQKRKLQLGMMLTGGSAVCCVDEVSSGIDPLSRRKLWDILLAERGRRTIILTTHFLDEADLLADHIAVLSKGTLRADGSSVELKDRLGGGYRVHVHKDTGIKNAPDVDGVQKKISFDLISYISPSSTLAAQVIRTLEASGIREYRFSGPTIEDVFLQLAEEIRGESGDVIADSGSDLHEKRAISAASAEALPAGVVPHGGLQLLDGKQTGFMTQAIVLFRKRITILKTNWIPYLAAFALPVAAAGLVTLFIQDQAKGGCTPSEERSLDQAEGISLTEFAWKLVLGPTSRFDLNTAASVLLPVFNIAAGGSGANSGSEVAARILTENATFADSFQAFQDTIFDRRLETLPGGIWLGDESTVPTIAYMANYNGLINPLLTQNIFNMLLSNVTVMMSWAPFATPFASSDGDGLQFIVYSGIALACYPGFFALYPSLERRQGVRGLQYSNGVRVLPLWSSYLAFDSLIVLASTALVTILWAALSSIWYHIGFIFVVFLLYGLTAILLAYVISLVCKTALSTYAWVAAGQAVMFLIYLIAYMCTVTFSPVPRIDDNILVVHFVISAVAPIGSVVRAMFLALNLFSTACDGRQLASNPGGILQYGGPILYLLLQSLGLFGVLLWADSGSVGSSVRRLWQRRYQEESEDAEVSDEEVANEVARVTTQSGDDGLRVMHLTKTFGKNTAVDNVSFGIQRSQVFALLGPNGAGKSTTISLIRGDIKPSRNGGDILIEDKSVIHDLPAARANLGVCPQHDAMDLMTVREHLEFYARVRGIPDIDHNVNAVIHAVGLQAFSTRMAHALSGGNKRKLSLGIALMGNPKVLILDEPSSGLDAAAKRIMWKTLAATVKGRSLLLTTHSMEEADALASRAGILARRMLAVGTTDDLRHRFGDALYVHLISKTAPHTTPEETEHLRQWVTTTFPGADVEEKTYHGQMRFSIPGKDVLGVFGGDKLQDITPADNISSSAVGQLAVMLEEQRENLGINHFSVSPTTLDQVFLAIVGKHNVQEEGYKAPDKKPWWRFGV, encoded by the coding sequence ATGGCGTTTCTACGCCAGACGTGGACGCTTACCGTGAAGAACTGGAAGATCATCCTTCGTCACGCTGTCGCTGCTGTCTTTATCGCCTTCATCCTGCCCTTGGCTCTGACGACCTTCTTCAGCTTTGCAAAGAACCTATTCGTGCCGCCGGCCGTTTACGGCATCTCAGACCCGAGAACAGTTCGATCCCTCCCGGATGCCCTCGACGCTGCTGCAGGTTCCGGTAGGGAGACCGTCGTCTTTGTGAACAACGGCTTTTCCGGAGGCGACATTGACAGCGTCATCGACGTCCTGGCAAACTCTGTCGAGAGCGCCGGCAAGACGGCCCTCCGCCGCTCATCCGTTACCGATCTTGGTATCGATTGCCCTACCAACCTCCGCGGTGTCTCTCAGTGTTACGGAGCCGTTGTATTTCAGGCCTCTCCATCGGAGGGTCCAGGCGATTACTGGAACTACACCCTCCGCAGTGACGGCGCTCTGCGGAGTAtcgttgttgatgtcgatTCCGACCGAAATGATGCCCAGATCTATTTGTTGCCGCTGCAGagggccgtcgacgtcgccatcgcGTCCATTCAGTCtgcttcatcgtcggcgtccgcATCATCGCCCATAGAACAGGGCCCCCTCCCAGAGGCCGTCAACGAATACCCCTTCACGTCCATCACCCAGGAAGAGCGTGCTGTAAGGATCCGCATCAACTATCAGAGCGCCATCACGAACTGGATGGGCGTGGCGTTCATGACTAGTGTTCTTTTTGTCACATACCACCTCACCGGGTTTATCGCCACTGAGCGCGAGAGCGGCATGATTCGTCTGGTGGATGCAATGATGCCTGTCAAACGCACATGGCACGCACAGGCTGCCCGTATCATCTCATACCACATCTCATTCAGTCTCATCTACATCCCCGGCTGGGTTATCGGATCATTGGTGTTACGCGCTGGTGTTTTCGCCCGAACCGGCGTTGGGATCGTATTGATATATCATCTACTCAGCGGTATAGCCATGGTGTCCCTCTCCATCCTGGCGTCGTcgctcttcaagaaggctcAGATCAGTGGCATTGCCGCCGTACTCGCTATCATACTCCTCGGAATTCTTGCACAGTCCATCTCCTACCCAAGCACTGCCACCGTAGGCGTGCTTGGTTTTCTGTTTACGCCTTGCAACTACGTCTACTTCATCACTTACATGGCGAGATGGGAGCGAGAGGATTTGCCAACTAATCTGGCCAAGGTTGCCCCAGACAGTCCATGGCAACTTTCCGGTATCGTCCTCTGGGTATTCTTGATTGTCCAGATTTTTGCCTATCCTTTGGTCGGAGCTTTGATTGAGTCTTGTCTTCATGGCACTACTACCAAAGGCAGGAAAATAGTCTTCAACTCGAGCGAGTCCCAGGATGGCGAGGCCCGTCCagacaacgacgacgccgctgTGCGCTTGCAAGGTTTTACCAAAGTTTACAGCCCCTCGCGAGTCCGCCGTCTTTTTTCCTTCATCTCGCACCCTCGCGATCCCGTTCGTGCCGTCGACAATCTGACTTTGGACGTTCGTAGAGGACAGATCCTGTGTCTATTGGGCGCAAATGGCTCTGGGAAGTCTACAACGCTAGATTCGATTGCTGGCACAAGCAAACTTACGAGCGGTACCATCACCATTGACGGCACTGGCGGTCTCGGAATTGCGCCCCAGAAAAACGTTATGTGGGACGACTTGACGGTTGAACAACACATCGAGATTTTCAACAGGCTCAAGAGCCCGGGACAAGCTGCTTCTAAGCAGGAGATTTGTGACCTCATTCGGTCTGTTGACTTGGAGCTGAAAAGAAAGGCCATGTCAAAAACGTTGTCGGGAGGCCAAAAACGCAAGTTACAGTTGGGTATGATGCTCACAGGAGGAAGTGCCGTTTGCTGCGTTGATGAAGTCAGCAGTGGCATCGATCCTCTCTCTCGACGCAAACTCTGGGACATCCTCCTGGCCGAAAGAGGCCGAAGAACCATAATCCTAACAACGCATTTTCTGGACGAAGCCGATCTCCTTGCCGACCACATCGCCGTGTTGTCTAAGGGCACTCTCCGTGCCGACGGCTCCTCGGTCGAGCTGAAAGACCGCCTCGGTGGtgggtacagagtacacgTGCACAAAGACACGGGAATCAAGAACGCTCCGGATGTGGATGGGGTTCAGAAGAAGATTTCATTTGATCTCATTAGCTACAtttcgccgtcttcgacacTGGCCGCTCAGGTAATCCGCACTCTCGAGGCATCTGGAATTCGCGAATATCGGTTTTCGGGACCGACCATTGAGGATGTGTTTCTACAGTTGGCCGAAGAAATCCGTGGAGAATCAGGCGACGTCATTGCCGACTCTGGGTCGGACCTAcatgagaagagagcgatCTCGGCCGCATCGGCCGAAGCCCTTCCCGCTGGCGTTGTGCCCCATGGTGGGCTGCAGCTGCTTGATGGCAAGCAAACCGGCTTTATGACACAGGCAATCGTCCTCTTCCGGAAGCGAATCACCATTCTGAAGACCAACTGGATTCCATACCTAGCCGCATTTGCTCTGCCCGTGGCAGCTGCTGGTCTCGTCACCCTATTCATCCAAGATCAAGCGAAAGGCGGGTGTACGCCTTCCGAAGAGCGTTCGCTCGATCAGGCAGAAGGGATCAGTCTCACAGAGTTCGCCTGGAAACTTGTGCTTGGCCCGACCTCGAGATTCGATCTCAACACTGCCGCTAGCGTCCTTCTCCCTGTGTtcaacatcgccgccggtggcTCCGGCGCCAACTCTGGCTCCGAGGTCGCAGCTCGGATTCTCACAGAGAACGCTACCTTTGCAGATAGTTTCCAGGCCTTTCAAGACACCATCTTCGACCGGCGGCTAGAGACTTTGCCAGGCGGTATCTGGCTAGGCGATGAGTCGACGGTACCAACCATCGCATACATGGCCAACTACAATGGTCTCATCAACCCGCTGCTCACCCAAAACATCTTTAACATGCTCCTGAGCAATGTCACAGTAATGATGTCCTGGGCGCCTTTCGCTACGCCCTTTGCTAGTTCGGATGGAGACGGCCTGCAGTTCATCGTTTACAGCGGCATTGCCCTTGCATGCTACCCAGGCTTCTTCGCACTATACCCCAGCCTCGAGCGCCGGCAAGGGGTGCGCGGGCTCCAGTACAGCAACGGTGTCCGTGTTTTGCCTCTATGGTCGTCATATCTCGCTTTCGATTCCCTGATTGTACTTGCGTCCACGGCTCTTGTCACCATCCTCTGGGCCGCCCTGTCGTCCATCTGGTATCATATTggcttcatcttcgtcgtgTTCTTGCTCTACGGGCTGACTGCGATCCTGCTGGCGTACGTAATATCACTCGTCTGCAAGACAGCGTTGTCCACGTATGCCTGGGTCGCGGCCGGACAAGCAGTCATGTTCCTGATCTATCTGATCGCATATATGTGCACCGTAACGTTCTCGCCCGTTCCGCGCATCGACGACAACATCCTTGTCGTTCACTTCGTCATCTCGGCTGTCGCGCCTATTGGTTCAGTTGTGCGCGCCATGTTCCTGGCCTTGAACCTCTTCTCGACGGCTTGCGATGGGCGTCAGCTCGCATCAAACCCGGGTGGCATTCTACAATATGGGGGTCCCATCCTGTACCTGCTCCTGCAGTCTCTCGGCTTGTTTGGCGTTCTACTGTGGGCTGACAGTGGCTCCGTTGGATCTTCAGTCCGGCGACTTTGGCAGCGGCGTTACCAAGAAGAATCGGAGGACGCAGAGGTGTCTGATGAGGAAGTCGCCAACGAGGTGGCAAGAGTCACTACACagagcggcgacgacggcttACGGGTTATGCATCTAACCAAAACATTCGGGAAGAACACGGCTGTCGACAATGTGAGCTTTGGGATTCAGAGGTCTCAGGTGTTTGCGCTTCTCGGGCCCAATGGAGCTGGCAAGTCGACTACCATTTCTCTCATCCGCGGTGACATCAAGCCCAGTcggaacggcggcgacattCTCATCGAGGACAAGTCCGTCATCCATGATCTGCCCGCTGCCCGAGCAAATCTTGGCGTGTGTCCCCAGCACGACGCGATGGATCTGATGACGGTTCGCGAGCACCTCGAGTTCTACGCTCGTGTCCGTGGAATTCCTGATATTGACCACAACGTCAACGCCGTAATTCACGCGGTCGGTTTGCAGGCGTTCTCGACCCGAATGGCGCATGCTCTCTCCGGGGGTAACAAGCGCAAACTGAGTCTCGGCATTGCTTTGATGGGCAATCCAAAGGTTCTCATCCTTGATGAGCCGTCTTCGGGCCTGGACGCAGCCGCCAAGCGAATCATGTGGAAGACGTTGGCCGCCACGGTTAAGGGCCGATCCCTCTTGCTGACGACGCACAGTATGGAAGAGGCTGACGCACTCGCAAGTCGCGCCGGTATCCTTGCCCGGCGCATGCTTGCTGTCGGCACTACGGACGACCTCCGTCACCGTTTTGGCGACGCCCTTTATGTTCATCTGATAAGCAAGACAGCCCCTCATACGACCCCCGAAGAAACTGAACATCTCCGCCAATGGGTCACGACCACTTTTCCCGGAGCCGATGTAGAGGAGAAGACATACCACGGCCAGATGCGCTTTTCCATACCTGGAAAGGACGTTCTCGGGGTTTTTGGTGGCGACAAGCTCCAGGATATTACACCAGCAGACAATATCTCATCCAGTGCGGTTGGCCAGCTGGCTGTGATGTTGGAGGAGCAGAGGGAGAATCTGGGCATAAACCATTTCAGCGTTTCGCCGACGACCCTAGATCAGGTCTTCCTCGCCATTGTCGGGAAGCACAACGTCCAAGAGGAGGGATATAAGGCCCCCGACAAGAAGCCCTGGTGGCGATTCGGCGTATGA
- a CDS encoding Integral membrane protein: MDATIPPEVYGDDKRTTVVGSVVFCILFTTVMVGLRIYTRTKIIRSYGVDDYLAVAALLATTGCGIAIALMTTHGLGRHIVLLTPADITEYMKSFYTSIVFYNIALLCIKLSFLCQFYRVMAVPRMRRVYAIALLIVGAWSTSQLFISALQCIPVSGFWDKGVKAKCIPNQPQWYINAAGNIITDVAVFALPMPIFWHLSLPRKQKILLIGIFSLGFFTVAISIVRIRFLNIPADFTWANVDASLWSIGEISSAVTCACLPTLRPLLTKLFPGLMSRVNLSSAPSHQTETRRGLPTRAYSSLPKPRNLEKGTADWGTSGVKSSHLGDDDASIASDPPYQHHANESGETIFGLASVREETVAHMKSNFSPLSSPPMWNLSSSSQSSQVRREGTPF; this comes from the exons ATGGATGCAACCATCCCTCCGGAAGTgtacggcgacgacaagagAACAACGGTCGTTGGGTCTGTGGTTTTCTGCATTCTTTTCACGACTGTGATGGTTGGCTTGAGAATATACACGAGAACGAAAATCATTCGTTCGTACGGCGTTGACGATTATCTGGCCGTCGCTGCCCTT CTGGCCACGACGGGCTGTGGTATCGCCATAGCCCTAA TGACGACACACGGCCTTGGAAGGCACATTGTCCTTCTTACTCCAGCAGACATCACGGAGTACATGAAATCATTTTACACATCGATAGTGTTTTACAACATTGCCCTCCTTTGCATCAAACTATCCTTCCTCTGCCAGTTTTACCGAGTAATGGCGGTGCCAAGAATGCGCAGGGTCTACGCCATCGCCCTGCTCATTGTGGGCGCCTGGTCGACCTCCCAACTGTTCATATCCGCACTTCAATGTATACCGGTATCCGGATTCTGGGACAAGGGGGTGAAAGCGAAGTGTATTCCGAACCAGCCTCAATGGTACATCAACGCCGCAggcaacatcatcaccgatGTCGCCGTTTTCGCATTACCGATGCCCATATTCTGGCACCTCAGCCTGCCGCGGAAGCAAAAGATACTCCTCATAGGCATATTCAGCCTGGGATTCTT CACCGTCGCCATATCAATAGTGCGTATACGGTTTTTGAACATACCCGCCGACTTCACCTGGGCCAACGTCGATGCCTCCCTTTGGTCCATCGGCGAAATCTCGTCGGCCGTGACATGCGCCTGTCTGCCGACTCTTCGGCCGCTCTTGACAAAGTTGTTCCCTGGGCTCATGAGCAGGGTGAACCTCTCATCTGCTCCCAGCCACCAGACCGAGACGCGACGAGGCCTGCCAACGCGGGCGTACTCAAGCCTTCCTAAGCCGAGGAATTTAGAGAAGGGCACCGCCGACTGGGGAACATCTGGCGTGAAGTCGAGCCATCTCGGAGATGACGATGCGTCGATTGCCTCTGATCCACCATATCAGCACCACGCCAATGAGTCGGGCGAGACCATCTTCGGTTTGGCTAGCGTACGCGAGGAGACTGTCGCCCATATGAAGTCCAACTTTAGCCCCCTGAGTTCGCCGCCAATGTGGAATCTTTCAAGTTCCAGCCAGTCGTCTCAAGTCCGGAGAGAAGGGACACCATTCTAA
- a CDS encoding SET domain-containing protein has product MAQPKNWPTRLPYLSAPVHSRLLTLAQRQAVSQKPADLPDIPAQATILPSPLVKITPITDARHPAKGQSGLFAARHLKPGTFILPYLGTVHPEMPSQSDYDLWLDREAEIAVDADKSGNEARFVNDYRGAADRPNAEFREVWCQKFRQRCMAVWVLPEGKNGRGKGGIGKGEEILISYGKGFWGDRKNHQS; this is encoded by the coding sequence ATGGCCCAACCTAAGAACTGGCCGACCCGGCTTCCGTACCTCTCAGCGCCGGTACACTCTCGGCTCCTTACCCTGGCTCAACGGCAAGCCGTCAGCCAGAAACCAGCAGACCTACCCGACATCCCAGCGCAAGCCACGATCCTCCCGAGCCCGCTGGTCAAGATCACGCCTATCACGGATGCCAGGCACCCGGCCAAGGGCCAGAGCGGGCTCTTTGCGGCGCGGCATCTCAAACCGGGAACGTTTATCTTGCCGTACCTGGGCACCGTGCATCCGGAGATGCCGTCCCAGTCAGACTACGACCTGTGGCTGGACCGGGAGGCTGAGATCGCGGTGGACGCTGACAAAAGCGGCAACGAGGCGCGGTTTGTGAATGACTATCGGGGGGCTGCGGATAGACCCAACGCCGAGTTCCGCGAGGTCTGGTGTCAGAAGTTCCGGCAGCGATGCATGGCGGTTTGGGTACTACCCGAGGGGAAGAACGGACGTGGGAAGGGAGGCATTGGGAAGGGTGAGGAGATTCTGATAAGCTATGGCAAGGGCTTTTGGGGGGATCGAAAGAACCACCAGAGTTGA